The Helianthus annuus cultivar XRQ/B chromosome 16, HanXRQr2.0-SUNRISE, whole genome shotgun sequence genome includes a window with the following:
- the LOC110883874 gene encoding probable ubiquitin-conjugating enzyme E2 24, which yields MDIFLSDFDSYSESSSSDDQEDDEFMYSGQATSILSNLQETIGKIDDFLLFERRYVHGDIVYSGKDRDSQMGKVTNVEIVVDLENINEKKVKDISSKKLAKIRSISTGEFVISGPWVGKAENITDSVTVLFDDGTKGEFAVTGLETEKLVPISPDIIDDSQYPYYPGQRVKAVNMTPSKSTHWFCGSKNRNQDEGTVCSVDSGLVHVTWLGCALLGSESVPEPPSLQNSKDLIPVSCFAHSNWQIGDWCMLPKPEHRSFTDRFPVRKQSNNRSDFQEIFVIAKMKCKVDVLWQDGSESCGLYSNTLGPINALDAHDFWPHQFVLEKGTSDDQQDRKWGVVKAVDPNEKTVKVKWESEIEETVSAYELIEHPGYSYNQGDLVLRLNKGQIVEAGEKCSGDLYLDHIGMVVSLKNGSVEVKWASGFTSKVAPHELLRVEKSEGPSATPLLNNDSIQEDQEKSGISPDPRDKSFLGSDDGDDCLKTLYESTTFNVPRAAIELLSDVAKSLFGFPFYASLSASPDHVPENESMSGFDKEDDPVIVETSSEANFNEVKESKDEIKQFDMVNDCSSHHFVDSPGKSSISSQVKRSWLKKVQQEWSILENNLPETIYVRVFEERMDLIQAAIVGAPETPYHDCLFFFDIFLPPEYPHEPPMVHYESGGLRVNPNLYESGRVCLSLLKTWTGTGTETWNPDGSTILQVLLSLQALVLNKNPYFNEAGYDQQIGSLEGEKNSGSYNENAFLMSCKSMLYILRKPPKHFEALVEEHFSKRCVHILMACKAYMEGVPVGYAIGSPYVEPEGHTGNSTGFKIMLSKLVPKLVEAFAAKGFDCGEFSKTG from the exons ATGGATATCTTTTTGAGCGATTTCGATAGCTACAGCGAGAGCAGTAGCTCCGACGATCAAGAAGACGACGAGTTCATGTACAGTGGACAAGCTACCTCCATTCTCTCAAATCTTCAAGAAACAATCGGGAAAATCGATGATTTCTTGTTGTTCGAGAGAAGATATGTCCATGGTGACATCGTTTACTCGGGAAAAGATCGCGATTCGCAAATGGGAAAAGTAACAAACGTTGAGATCGTTGTGGATTTAGAAAACATCAATGAGAAGAAAGTGAAAGACATAAGTTCCAAGAAACTTGCGAAAATCCGTTCGATCTCGACGGGTGAGTTTGTAATATCGGGTCCGTGGGTTGGTAAAGCCGAAAACATAACCGATTCCGTTACCGTCTTGTTTGATGACGGCACCAAGGGTGAGTTCGCAGTAACGGGATTGGAGACCGAGAAGCTCGTACCGATATCACCGGATATAATCGATGATTCGCAGTACCCATACTACCCCGGTCAACGGGTCAAAGCCGTGAACATGACTCCGTCTAAGTCAACCCATTGGTTCTGCGGGTCGAAGAACAGGAACCAGGATGAAGGGACCGTATGCTCGGTCGATTCGGGTTTGGTCCATGTAACCTGGCTCGGCTGCGCATTACTCGGTTCAGAAAGCGTACCGGAACCACCATCGTTACAGAACTCAAAAGATTTGATTCCCGTTTCGTGTTTCGCTCATTCAAACTGGCAGATTGGCGATTGGTGTATGCTGCCGAAACCCGAGCACAGGAGTTTTACCGATCGTTTTCCTGTTCGTAAACAATCGAACAACCGTTCAGATTTTCAAGAAATCTTTGTGATTGCAAAGATGAAATGTAAAGTCGATGTGTTATGGCAAGACGGAAGTGAATCATGCGGGCTGTATTCGAATACCCTCGGCCCGATTAACGCACTCGATGCTCATGATTTCTGGCCGCATCAGTTTGTTCTCGAGAAAGGAACATCGGATGATCAACAAGATAGAAAGTGGGGTGTCGTGAAGGCCGTTGATCCGAACGAAAAGACCGTGAAGGTGAAGTGGGAGTCGGAAATCGAGGAAACTGTGAGCGCGTATGAACTAATCGAGCACCCGGGTTATTCGTATAACCAGGGTGATCTCGTGTTGAGGTTAAATAAAGGACAAATTGTTGAAGCCGGTGAGAAATGTAGCGGTGATCTGTACTTGGATCATATCGGGATGGTTGTTAGCTTGAAAAATGGCTCCGTTGAAGTCAAATGGGCTTCGGGTTTTACGTCTAAG GTGGCGCCTCACGAGCTTTTACGGGTGGAAAAGTCTGAAGGTCCGTCAGCAACGCCGTTGCTTAACAATGACAGCATCCAAGAGGATCAAGAGAAGTCAGGGATTTCACCGGACCCGAGAGATAAG aGCTTTTTAGGTtctgatgatggtgatgattgcttaAAGACGTTATATGAATCGACAACTTTTAACGTCCCGCGAGCTGCTATCGAGCTTTTATCCGATGTGGCTAAGAGTCTGTTTGGGTTCCCGTTTTACGCATCATTATCGGCTTCTCCTGACCATGTCCCAGAAAACGAGTCAATGTCGGGTTTCGACAAGGAAGATGATCCGGTAATCGTAGAGACATCTTCGGAGGCAAACTTCAACGAGGTCAAAGAGTCAAAGGATGAAATTAAGCAATTTGACATGGTCAATGATTGCTCAAGCCACCACTTTGTTGATAGCCCGGGAAAGAGCTCGATATCAAGTCAG GTGAAAAGAAGTTGGTTAAAGAAAGTCCAGCAAGAATGGAGCATTTTGGAAAACAATCTTCCTG AAACAATATACGTTCGTGTCTTCGAAGAAAGGATGGATCTAATACAAGCTGCGATTGTCGGGGCACCCGAAACTCCTTATCACGACTGTCTCTTCTTCTTTGACATTTTTCTACCTCCGGAATATCCTCACGAGCCCCCG ATGGTGCATTACGAGTCTGGTGGGCTTCGGGTCAACCCGAATCTATACGAGTCGGGAAGGGTATGTCTTAGCCTTCTGAAGACCTGGACTGGAACCGGAACCGAGACATGGAACCCTGACGGATCGACAATTCTTCAAGTTTTACTGTCTCTTCAGGCTTTAGTGCTCAACAAAAACCCGTACTTCAATGAAGCCGGTTACGATCAGCAAATTGGGAGTCTCGAAGGCGAAAAGAACTCGGGCAGCTATAATGAGAATGCTTTTCTCATGAGCTGCAAATCCATGCTTTACATACTCCGCAAGCCACCTAAG CATTTTGAGGCACTTGTGGAGGAACACTTCAGCAAACGTTGCGTGCATATCTTGATGGCTTGTAAGGCTTATATGGAAGGGGTTCCGGTAGGCTATGCTATCGGCAGCCCGTATGTTGAGCCCGAAGGGCACACCGGGAATTCTACGGGTTTCAAGATCATGCTATCGAAGCTCGTCCCTAAGCTCGTGGAAGCATTTGCCGCAAAGGGTTTCGATTGTGGCGAGTTTAGTAAAACGGGCTAG